The segment TACTGCTGACTTCTTCCCAGAGTCTCTCGCAGTCTACACCGCTGAACACGACATTGTCAAACTCCTCGTCCCATTAAACGCCTTAAACTTTGAAGATGATGCTGATGAGGAAGAAGAATCAAGCTCTGATTCTGATGCCCTCGTTTTCTTCGTCCAAGCTGATAAGAATGAGAATGGAGGACTAGTAGACCAAGGTCTTTTCGTCCTCAAGAACGGCCAGGCCACTAAACTGCTCGATCACGGTAGGGATGCCGCTGCAGCCAACGATGACACTAAGACCGCCTACTTCGCTGCCAACGATggtatctatgcttacaatgcCAAGGATAACAAAGCTGAGAAATACGGCACAGTTACTGACGATCTGATCAGCATTGCCAAAGTTAACGGCAGCGATATCTTGTACATCTTGACCGCTGACCAAGTTGTATACAAAGTCACAGAGGAAGGTACAAAGAAAGAGAAGTTGAACCAAATTGTCAACGCGAAGGAACTGATCTTGGATTACCAGAACAATTTGTACTACTACACAAACGACAACAAAGTCTACGTTTTGGTTGGTGATGAAGTTAAACAAATCTCTGGTCTCCCTGAAAACGCGTCTAGCGTGAACATTATCAACCCACCTTTCGTCATTGAGAACGGTGTGCCTGTCATCGTTGACAACAAGGCCTACGTTGCTTATGAAAATGGTACCAGTGAGTTGGCCGGTTTTGACTTCCAAATCAAGCCTACCGCTTATGCTATGGAGGCTACCCTCATCCAGTTCTACGCTTATGAGAAGAAGGTTTACGAGTACAATGTTCTGACCATCCTGTTCAGCGAACTTTTGTCTGAACTGAAGAGCTACTTGGAAGACAAGACTGATGACATCCAAGCTATTGCCACTAGGTCCAGGAGTGACTTGCGCGCTTAAATCCTAACTTAAGAACATATAAATATTAGAAAATTGCGAGGGAACATGAATTAAAGTCAAAACTGTATATTCTGAAGTGCCAAAAAAACGAAATGATATTTTTCTTAACAGCCAAATACtaatcatatttataacatatctaataaagtagaaaaatatctattaaCTTAATGTAACAAATTAATACTACGCCATATTGTTTTAAGTAGGACCACTGTTATAACACCAAATATGAGTTTAACGCTTGAAATAAAAGATATATaactttttgtattattttcatttatatgaTTCAGTAAGATTTCATCATTCATTTACTTGCTTACAGTCTTTTTCTTGATATAATATCAAATTATGCAGCTTCAAATCATCATGCTTTTAGTAACTAGACGTTTCTCAAGGTTTGCCTGCCATTTTTAAGTTTCTCATCTCAAAGAAATGTctctaaaaagtcgtggtggcctagtgggtaaagaaccaacctctcgagtatgagggtgtgggttcgatttgaGGTCAGGCcaataccaatgcaactgttctaagtttgtatgtactttctaggtaaatcttagacaccaatgactgataaaaaaggtgaagaaaaacatcttgaggaaacctggactataaaatcCGAAATCacaaacccgcattgagcaagcgtggtgattaacgcttaatccttctccgtgtgagaggaggcctgtgcccagcagtgggacgaatTCACTACTATTTCCATACAAAAACTGCTTTGTTATTAGTCTTTGAGCTACTAGCGACATTTTGACAGTTACCGACTCCATTGATATCTTTAACATATCAAAAGTAgggaaaataaaacaagatcTTACAAAAGTACgagtatttaataattattatgcacCTTTAACGttaatattatacctaatttaatGCAACTTAAATCAGTGCAATAATGCATTGACAATAATAATCATACAATTATAAGTTAAGCTCCGTTAATAGCCGTTTCATCTGACGAAAGCGAATGAGCTCTTTCATGAAACCATCTATAATTTGTCAGTAACACTCCATTAGGCAAAGCTGCTCTATAAAATTGAGACTCTTATAGTAAGCTTGATCACAAGGAATATTATTACTTTCCTATCCCTCTCTAGCAAATCCAAAAATAGAATCCTTAGCTGTTTCAATGATCGACATAATAATCTTTGTCACATCTTTAGGCCATTCTGCAGCTACACCAAACATTGATCTGATTAATACTTCCATTACATTGAATTCGTAAATTTTACCATTAAGAGCTGCAACCAGATACAAAGCAGCATCGACACTGAAAGCTGATGGTCTCTCCTTTATAACCAGGTCCTTTTTCTCATATGTACCGtttgaatacaaaatatatagcaCGCCATCTCCGAAAAACGGTATACAGTTCTCCATAATGAAAGCCGGCCTTAACAATTTGATATCTTTAAAATCTTCTATTACACTTGCAGTTAAACTTAGTACGTTACCATCTGACTTAATAATATGTGGCATACGATCTCCACAGGAaacataataaatgttattagaaGTATCTAGAACAAATTCTAGCGCACAACCAATGCCCTGCATTCTAGTTTTCACAGTTCCATTCTTTTCAATTTTGTAGACTTTATGTTCGGAATTTAGGATGTAAATTGCATCTGTACCGTTTGCTTTTTGGAGTTGTATTATATCGTCTCTGAATGGCCCGAATTTCTTGGCTGATAATGTATCTGGGTGGTACTTGTATAAGCCATCTTTGGCTCCGAAATAAATGGCTTTTTCGAAGCTGTAATCTGCTGTAGAATCTCTCCCTCCTTCAAGAATTTCGTATGCTGCAAATCCTTCGAGGACGTAGATACAGCTGCCTCCTTCTGACTTAGGGTCTGACACAGTGAAAAATATTGATGGGATGTCAGACGATTCTGCTTGAAGGTATTTCTGACCGTCAGCTGGTACTAACAGTTTGGTAATGTTGAATGGAGATGAGAAAATGATTTGTTCGTCTCTGAACATGGTTGTGTTCTTTGGCGTGTATTTCACGAATTTTGTTGTAGCACATAATGTTATAAAGAATGTTGTGAGGAATATTGAGCGCATTTTTGGATCTgtgaacaaataaaatgatCGTATTATATAGTAAGTACATATTGCACTATActgaaaatgtttattgaaataaaagagATTTCAGGGATACGCAAAGTCATGTCTTCAGACGTAGAGCACGtttactaaattaatattagaaaACTCTAAGCTTATATACCACATATATAACTATATCACATTTCAAAATTAGGTGCTACATCTATTGTAAaatctacatatgtattttaatatttcgctATACACTAATTTATCGCGCAGATTTTCCTACAATTCTCttcaatagatagagtgattcttaagaaatataaatagaatagtATTATGTATATACTTAAACATGCCCTAGGCGCAACTAGGTGGGATCGCTTATAcaggtatataataaataattacatcatCAAACATCCCGGGAAGGCCTACGAAACCAAACAGCCTAGACCGAAATACCAGAAATTCTGGAGTGTTCCTCACAATCATCAGTAGACCCTGACCGACCCTGGCATACATGTAACATACCCCAGTTTCACCTCGCATGACGGTGTTATACAACGAATGCACGCGATTGCTCGACGGACCGTGCACGAAATTTGTGTGAGTCTCCATTGCTATCATGTGTCAGGGAATTTTAGAAGGGAAATGACGGAAATGGTCATACTATAAAGTTATAGTTTGACCATTTCATAAAAtttctttctcttttttttcTGCCCGCCTATACGTCCGATAAGcagtgaccgattttttgtaggtgaaaaatataacattttgacAGCAATGGTGCAGTGAacacgtcctacaaaaagtcagTCACAAAATCCTTGTAAGTCCTACAAAGCCATATCAtcatttcatcatctgcctagcctttcgcTACTTACAGGTGTTTGGGT is part of the Helicoverpa zea isolate HzStark_Cry1AcR chromosome 26, ilHelZeax1.1, whole genome shotgun sequence genome and harbors:
- the LOC124643123 gene encoding uncharacterized protein LOC124643123, giving the protein MRSIFLTTFFITLCATTKFVKYTPKNTTMFRDEQIIFSSPFNITKLLVPADGQKYLQAESSDIPSIFFTVSDPKSEGGSCIYVLEGFAAYEILEGGRDSTADYSFEKAIYFGAKDGLYKYHPDTLSAKKFGPFRDDIIQLQKANGTDAIYILNSEHKVYKIEKNGTVKTRMQGIGCALEFVLDTSNNIYYVSCGDRMPHIIKSDGNVLSLTASVIEDFKDIKLLRPAFIMENCIPFFGDGVLYILYSNGTYEKKDLVIKERPSAFSVDAALYLVAALNGKIYEFNVMEVLIRSMFGVAAEWPKDVTKIIMSIIETAKDSIFGFAREG
- the LOC124643097 gene encoding uncharacterized protein LOC124643097, whose amino-acid sequence is MKLLLFFTASLLAGLAYSAPTSNDDDDTLVVTADFFPESLAVYTAEHDIVKLLVPLNALNFEDDADEEEESSSDSDALVFFVQADKNENGGLVDQGLFVLKNGQATKLLDHGRDAAAANDDTKTAYFAANDGIYAYNAKDNKAEKYGTVTDDLISIAKVNGSDILYILTADQVVYKVTEEGTKKEKLNQIVNAKELILDYQNNLYYYTNDNKVYVLVGDEVKQISGLPENASSVNIINPPFVIENGVPVIVDNKAYVAYENGTSELAGFDFQIKPTAYAMEATLIQFYAYEKKVYEYNVLTILFSELLSELKSYLEDKTDDIQAIATRSRSDLRA